Part of the Paenarthrobacter sp. JL.01a genome is shown below.
GACAAGGAATGCAAATTCCTCGGAAGCCACCAAACAATAGCTGCACCTCTAGCTCAACTGGCAGAGCAATTGACTCTTAATCAATGGGTTCCGGGTTCGAGTCCCGGGGGGTGCACCAACGCAAAAGGCCCCGGATCGTGATGAACGATCCGGGGCCTTTTCTTTTGCCTGGCAGGAATTCCCGGAACGGGAAACCTGCCAGGCTGCTTTCTACATCACGCTTGCGGAATGTCGGTTTCGAGTCCAGAGGATTCCTGCTCCGGGGCGGGCAAGCCTGCAAGCCCGCGGACAACAATCCTGAGCTCTTCCCGCAACCTTGCCGTGTCGACTGCGACGGGCGACAACACTTCCTGCTCAAGCTTCACAGCTTCTGCAAGGGCTGCACTGCCTGCGTCCGTCAAGGTAACAACGTGGCTCCTGCGATCGGAGTCGCTGCGCTGGCGGGTGACATGCCCGTGCAGCTCAAGCCTTGCAAGGGTGGTTCCCATGGTCTGGGCCTTGACCCGCGCAACCTCGGCCAAAGCCGCCTGGGTAATTGCACCCTTGGCTGCAAGTACTTGCATGGCAATGACACCGGCGTGGGTAAGGCCGATGGACTTCAATTTTTCGTTCCACGAGATTTCCACCAGGCGCGCAGCTGTCGAAAGCAATCGGGTAGTGGGCCATCTCTCCATATCTGGCATGCCGACAGTATATGCGCGCAAGGGCCGGAGACGCGGCTTTTGCGGTCTAAAATGGGAAATCGCGACCCCAACCAAGGAGCATATTTTGGCTGAA
Proteins encoded:
- a CDS encoding MarR family winged helix-turn-helix transcriptional regulator, yielding MPDMERWPTTRLLSTAARLVEISWNEKLKSIGLTHAGVIAMQVLAAKGAITQAALAEVARVKAQTMGTTLARLELHGHVTRQRSDSDRRSHVVTLTDAGSAALAEAVKLEQEVLSPVAVDTARLREELRIVVRGLAGLPAPEQESSGLETDIPQA